A single window of Vanessa tameamea isolate UH-Manoa-2023 chromosome 5, ilVanTame1 primary haplotype, whole genome shotgun sequence DNA harbors:
- the Ich gene encoding ichor isoform X1, producing MPENNIRQRGRVAASKYGGGGVSLGSGVAVRRGMKCTGVAGGGPGGDELLLGACWLDPKLDNSSPPCHELLDSLLAPPPLAELKPLPPFTGYTGHLSINGISGHHFHAIAQRLPEENNNYPTQSGYGADHDVVSSSTCAAESEPPDLEDVKPFPLDVPDTKPFPESSVPSVADSCAKSCSPPTKIFDDNTKQDMYDISSIEDIAAIIGSAIADTTVPSQPEDPERNDSRDSWMDIDAWIAGAYSQHGDKIVPQDLSEFGLPGSPPPSQSSHQSSLDYPCKSSQDFTKTQEFIQKNLGQAGSTLQSLLSHSYMPLLQNRLQNGPPVKQEAPSSTSYGMDVISTSSPPGNAVSTTDGVGGLLNGRYAPHYALGLKPDGLCSPDRLLGYPHAHTTTVTPSNKSKRSRAKAKQASNGGSLHGSSLAFASATSAELSGLLGKEKPVHRCGICNRGFLNKSNIKVHLRTHTGEKPFRCDVCAKAFRQKAHLIKHQQIHKRIGRD from the coding sequence ACAGCGCGGCAGGGTGGCGGCGTCCAAGTATGGCGGTGGCGGGGTATCCCTTGGCTCTGGCGTCGCGGTGAGGCGCGGCATGAAGTGTACGGGCGTGGCGGGCGGCGGGCCCGGTGGCGACGAGCTACTGCTGGGCGCCTGTTGGCTCGATCCGAAGCTGGACAACTCTTCTCCGCCCTGCCACGAGCTTCTTGATTCACTTCTCGCTCCGCCTCCGCTCGCAGAGCTTAAGCCTCTCCCTCCCTTCACTGGGTACACCGGTCATCTGTCCATCAACGGCATCTCAGGCCACCATTTCCATGCCATCGCACAACGTCTTCCAGAGGAGAATAACAACTACCCCACGCAAAGCGGTTACGGTGCAGACCACGATGTCGTCTCATCCTCGACATGCGCAGCTGAATCTGAGCCTCCAGATTTAGAAGACGTAAAACCGTTCCCTCTTGATGTGCCCGATACAAAACCCTTTCCTGAATCATCCGTGCCGAGCGTCGCCGATTCTTGTGCGAAGTCTTGTTCACCGCCCACAAAAATATTCGACGATAACACCAAACAGGATATGTATGACATAAGCTCTATAGAAGATATTGCGGCGATCATCGGATCTGCGATCGCCGATACGACGGTTCCGTCACAACCGGAGGACCCAGAGAGAAATGATTCTAGAGACAGCTGGATGGATATCGACGCATGGATAGCTGGCGCTTACAGTCAACATGGAGATAAAATAGTACCGCAAGATTTGTCCGAGTTCGGCCTTCCAGGTTCCCCACCACCATCTCAATCCAGTCACCAGTCTAGTTTAGATTATCCATGCAAATCTAGCCAAGATTTTACTAAAACCCAGGAGTTTATTCAAAAGAACTTGGGACAAGCGGGTTCAACGCTACAGTCACTTTTATCACATAGCTACATGCCGTTGCTCCAAAATAGATTACAAAATGGCCCCCCTGTTAAACAAGAAGCACCTAGCTCGACTAGTTATGGTATGGACGTGATATCGACATCATCACCTCCCGGCAACGCCGTCTCGACTACTGATGGAGTCGGTGGTCTTCTCAACGGTCGTTACGCACCCCATTACGCTCTCGGCCTAAAACCAGATGGCCTTTGCAGTCCAGATAGACTATTAGGCTATCCCCACGCCCACACGACGACGGTTACTCCATCAAATAAGAGCAAGCGAAGTCGAGCGAAGGCAAAACAAGCGAGTAACGGAGGCAGTCTTCACGGAAGTTCACTAGCATTTGCATCTGCTACATCGGCCGAGTTGAGTGGGCTACTTGGCAAAGAGAAACCAGTTCATCGCTGCGGAATCTGTAATAGGGGGTTCCTGAACAAATCCAATATTAAGGTACATCTTCGTACGCACACGGGAGAAAAACCATTCAGATGCGACGTGTGCGCGAAAGCCTTTCGTCAGAAAGCGCATCTGATAAAGCACCAACAAATTCACAAGCGAATCGGGCGGGACTAG
- the Ich gene encoding ichor isoform X2, which yields MKCTGVAGGGPGGDELLLGACWLDPKLDNSSPPCHELLDSLLAPPPLAELKPLPPFTGYTGHLSINGISGHHFHAIAQRLPEENNNYPTQSGYGADHDVVSSSTCAAESEPPDLEDVKPFPLDVPDTKPFPESSVPSVADSCAKSCSPPTKIFDDNTKQDMYDISSIEDIAAIIGSAIADTTVPSQPEDPERNDSRDSWMDIDAWIAGAYSQHGDKIVPQDLSEFGLPGSPPPSQSSHQSSLDYPCKSSQDFTKTQEFIQKNLGQAGSTLQSLLSHSYMPLLQNRLQNGPPVKQEAPSSTSYGMDVISTSSPPGNAVSTTDGVGGLLNGRYAPHYALGLKPDGLCSPDRLLGYPHAHTTTVTPSNKSKRSRAKAKQASNGGSLHGSSLAFASATSAELSGLLGKEKPVHRCGICNRGFLNKSNIKVHLRTHTGEKPFRCDVCAKAFRQKAHLIKHQQIHKRIGRD from the coding sequence ATGAAGTGTACGGGCGTGGCGGGCGGCGGGCCCGGTGGCGACGAGCTACTGCTGGGCGCCTGTTGGCTCGATCCGAAGCTGGACAACTCTTCTCCGCCCTGCCACGAGCTTCTTGATTCACTTCTCGCTCCGCCTCCGCTCGCAGAGCTTAAGCCTCTCCCTCCCTTCACTGGGTACACCGGTCATCTGTCCATCAACGGCATCTCAGGCCACCATTTCCATGCCATCGCACAACGTCTTCCAGAGGAGAATAACAACTACCCCACGCAAAGCGGTTACGGTGCAGACCACGATGTCGTCTCATCCTCGACATGCGCAGCTGAATCTGAGCCTCCAGATTTAGAAGACGTAAAACCGTTCCCTCTTGATGTGCCCGATACAAAACCCTTTCCTGAATCATCCGTGCCGAGCGTCGCCGATTCTTGTGCGAAGTCTTGTTCACCGCCCACAAAAATATTCGACGATAACACCAAACAGGATATGTATGACATAAGCTCTATAGAAGATATTGCGGCGATCATCGGATCTGCGATCGCCGATACGACGGTTCCGTCACAACCGGAGGACCCAGAGAGAAATGATTCTAGAGACAGCTGGATGGATATCGACGCATGGATAGCTGGCGCTTACAGTCAACATGGAGATAAAATAGTACCGCAAGATTTGTCCGAGTTCGGCCTTCCAGGTTCCCCACCACCATCTCAATCCAGTCACCAGTCTAGTTTAGATTATCCATGCAAATCTAGCCAAGATTTTACTAAAACCCAGGAGTTTATTCAAAAGAACTTGGGACAAGCGGGTTCAACGCTACAGTCACTTTTATCACATAGCTACATGCCGTTGCTCCAAAATAGATTACAAAATGGCCCCCCTGTTAAACAAGAAGCACCTAGCTCGACTAGTTATGGTATGGACGTGATATCGACATCATCACCTCCCGGCAACGCCGTCTCGACTACTGATGGAGTCGGTGGTCTTCTCAACGGTCGTTACGCACCCCATTACGCTCTCGGCCTAAAACCAGATGGCCTTTGCAGTCCAGATAGACTATTAGGCTATCCCCACGCCCACACGACGACGGTTACTCCATCAAATAAGAGCAAGCGAAGTCGAGCGAAGGCAAAACAAGCGAGTAACGGAGGCAGTCTTCACGGAAGTTCACTAGCATTTGCATCTGCTACATCGGCCGAGTTGAGTGGGCTACTTGGCAAAGAGAAACCAGTTCATCGCTGCGGAATCTGTAATAGGGGGTTCCTGAACAAATCCAATATTAAGGTACATCTTCGTACGCACACGGGAGAAAAACCATTCAGATGCGACGTGTGCGCGAAAGCCTTTCGTCAGAAAGCGCATCTGATAAAGCACCAACAAATTCACAAGCGAATCGGGCGGGACTAG